The Rhododendron vialii isolate Sample 1 chromosome 6a, ASM3025357v1 genome includes a window with the following:
- the LOC131329671 gene encoding probable LRR receptor-like serine/threonine-protein kinase At1g56140 isoform X1 translates to MGGSATLVLCASLAFYYYVSLLGLVEIVRAQNGTTTASEVSALNSVFSQWRISATDSVTKWNISGEPCSGGAVDLTSHEISNGDYNPGIKCRCDGTTCTIITLKVYALNVVGGIPDELWSLTNLSNLNLAQNYLTGPLSSSIANLTQMQYMSLGINSLSGEVPKELGNLRTLIVLSFSSNNFSGPLPSELGKLTKLQQLYFDSSGVSGPIPPTYAALQNLQTVWGSDNELTGSIPEFIGNWSQLSELRFQGNSFEGPIPPSFSKLTKLTSLMISDLSNGSTSLEFLKDMTSLSTLILRNNNISGSIPSNIGDYPSLSLLDLSFNNLAGPIPDSLFNLSSLSYLFLGNNKLNGKLPALTSMPLLNIDVSYNELSGSFPSWINGQGLQLNLVANSFTIESENNSVLPLGLSCLQSNFPCYRNSPIYSNFAIKCGGPQITSSNQIIYEWDNETLSPATYYVTSTNRWAVSNVGRFINSNDPQYLSFSSHQFTTTLDSELFQTARNSPGSLRYYGLGLENGNYTVTLQFAEIVIPNPSTWQSLGRRVFNIYIQGNLVFEDFDIKKEAGGVSFQAIQKAFTTQVSENYLEIHLFWAGKGTCCIPAQGTYGPSISAISAVPDFIPTVSNKPPGSPTSKKSETGLIVGIVVPVGIVSFLSVLALCCFAQRRKRPGGDDDEELLGMDARPYTFSYAELKAATEDFNPANKLGEGGFGPVFKGTLNDGRVIAVKQLSVASHQGKSQFIAEIATISAVQQRNLVKLYGCCIEGDKRLLVYEYLENKSLDQALFAGKTSLFLNWPIRFDICLGVAKGLAYLHEESRVRIVHRDVKASNILLNSELNPKISDFGLAKLYDDKKTHISTRVAGTIGYLAPEYAMRGHLTEKADVFGFGVVALEIVSGRPNSDSNLEEEKKYLLEWAWRLHENDREVELVDTTLLEFDEEEVKRVIGVALLCTQTSPQLRPSMSRAMAMLSGDIEVSAVTTRPGYLTDWKFDDTSNFMTIDTPNVENEYNQFSSSSATTAADPGHSPINSVHEVEEVIGEGR, encoded by the exons TGAGTGCTTTGAACTCCGTGTTTAGTCAATGGAGGATATCAGCAACAGACTCAGTAACAAAATGGAACATAAGTGGAGAACCATGCAGTGGAGGAGCCGTCGACTTGACCAGCCACGAGATCTCCAATGGAGATTACAATCCCGGTATCAAATGCCGATGCGATGGTACCACTTGCACCATCATCACACT CAAAGTCTATGCGCTAAATGTTGTTGGAGGAATCCCTGATGAGCTATGGTCTTTGACTAACCTCAGCAATCT GAACTTGGCCCAAAATTACCTGACTGGTCCCCTCTCTTCATCCATTGCCAATCTAACTCAAATGCAGTATAT GAGCCTAGGGATTAATTCACTATCTGGGGAGGTTCCAAAGGAACTTGGAAATCTAAGGACTCTGATAGTATT GAGCTTTAGTTCAAATAACTTCTCTGGCCCTCTGCCATCAGAACTTGGGAAGTTGACAAAATTACAGCAACT CTACTTTGATAGTTCTGGAGTCAGTGGACCTATACCACCTACATATGCTGCTCTACAAAACCTGCAAACTGT GTGGGGTTCGGACAATGAACTCACAGGCAGCATACCGGAATTCATAGGGAACTGGTCACAACTTAGCGAACT GAGGTTTCAAGGAAACTCCTTTGAAGGTCCAATACCGCCATCATTCTCCAAGTTGACCAAGTTGACGTCATT GATGATAAGTGATTTATCAAATGGAAGCACTTCACTGGAATTTCTGAAAGATATGACGTCTCTGAGTACCCT AATATTGAGGAATAACAATATTTCTGGTTCTATCCCCTCCAATATTGGTGATTATCCGAGTTTGTCTCTGCT GGATTTAAGCTTTAACAATTTAGCTGGACCCATTCCAGATTCTCTCTTCAATTTGAGCTCTCTCTCTTACTT ATTTCTTGGGAATAATAAATTGAACGGAAAGCTTCCCGCGCTAACGAGTATGCCTCTTCTGAATAT AGATGTGTCATACAATGAATTATCTGGGAGCTTTCCTTCTTGGATCAATGGACAAGGCTTGCAACT TAACTTAGTTGCCAATAGCTTCACAATTGAAAGTGAAAACAACAG TGTTCTGCCTTTAGGATTAAGCTGTCTTCAAAGCAACTTTCCCTGCTATCGCAATTCTCCTATTT ATTCCAACTTTGCAATTAAGTGCGGTGGTCCACAGATTACATCTAGTAATCAGATTATATATGAGTGGGATAATGAGACTCTTAGTCCAGCTACTTATTATGTGACTAGTACAAATAGGTGGGCAGTAAGTAATGTTGGACGCTTCATCAATAGCAACGATCCTCAATATTTGAGTTTCTCTTCGCATCAGTTCACAACTACTTTGGACTCAGAGCTGTTCCAGACAGCACGAAACTCACCAGGATCGCTAAGATATTATGGGCTGGGGCTTGAGAATGGTAATTACACCGTGACTCTCCAGTTTGCAGAGATAGTaatcccaaatccctcaacttgGCAAAGTCTTGGAAGGCGTGTTTTTAATATATACATCCAG GGGAACCTGgtttttgaagattttgacataaaaaaagAAGCTGGTGGTGTCTCTTTCCAAGCTATTCAGAAGGCATTTACGACTCAGGTATCAGAAAACTACCTAGAAATCCATCTATTTTGGGCTGGTAAAGGGACTTGCTGTATACCTGCTCAAGGAACATACGGACCTTCTATTTCAGCAATCAGTGCCGTCCCAG ATTTCATCCCCACTGTTAGTAACAAACCTCCAGGTTCTCCAACTAGCAAAAAGAGTGAAACTGGTTTGATTGTGGGGATTGTTGTTCCTGTTGGCATTGTAAGTTTTCTATCAGTACTTGCGCTATGTTGTTTTGCCCAACGCAGAAAAAGGCCGGGAGGGGATGATGATGA AGAGCTCCTAGGGATGGATGCTAGGCCCTACACGTTCAGTTATGCTGAGCTAAAGGCTGCAACAGAAGATTTTAATCCTGCAAACAAACTTGGGGAGGGAGGCTTTGGACCGGTTTTTAAG GGAACACTAAATGATGGGAGGGTTATTGCCGTCAAACAACTGTCTGTGGCGTCCCACCAAGGAAAGAGTCAATTTATTGCAGAGATCGCTACGATATCTGCTGTTCAACAACGGAATCTTGTGAAACTGTATGGATGCTGCATTGAGGGGGATAAACGACTGCTTGTGTATGAGTATCTTGAAAACAAAAGTCTTGATCAGGCATTGTTTG CAGGGAAGACAAGTTTGTTTCTTAACTGGCCCATTCGTTTTGATATATGCTTGGGAGTAGCAAAGGGTCTAGCTTATCTTCATGAGGAATCTCGGGTTCGCATTGTACATagggatgttaaggccagcaaTATTCTTCTCAACTctgaactcaaccccaaaatcTCTGATTTTGGTTTGGCCAAACTTTATGATGACAAAAAGACCCACATCAGTACCCGTGTTGCAGGGACAAT TGGGTATCTGGCGCCTGAGTATGCTATGCGTGGGCACCTTACAGAAAAGGCCGATGTATTTGGCTTTGGTGTTGTAGCTTTAGAGATTGTCAGTGGAAGGCCAAATTCTGACTCAAActtggaagaggaaaagaaaTATCTTCTTGAATGG GCCTGGCGTCTGCATGAAAATGACCGCGAGGTTGAGCTAGTCGACACTACTTTGTTGGAATTTGACGAGGAAGAAGTAAAACGAGTGATAGGAGTAGCTCTTTTGTGCACCCAGACATCCCCACAGCTACGCCCATCCATGTCACGTGCAATGGCAATGCTTTCAGGAGACATTGAAGTTAGTGCTGTCACTACTCGGCCTGGATATTTGACCGATTGGAAATTCGACGATACGAGCAATTTTATGACGATTGATACTCCAAATGTGGAAAACGAATATAACCAATTCAGTTCATCAAGTGCAACCACGGCGGCTGATCCAGGCCATTCACCGATTAATTCAGTTCATGAAGTGGAAGAGGTCATTGGAGAAGGTAGGTGA
- the LOC131329671 gene encoding probable LRR receptor-like serine/threonine-protein kinase At1g56140 isoform X2, translating to MGGSATLVLCASLAFYYYVSLLGLVEIVRAQNGTTTASEVSALNSVFSQWRISATDSVTKWNISGEPCSGGAVDLTSHEISNGDYNPGIKCRCDGTTCTIITLKVYALNVVGGIPDELWSLTNLSNLNLAQNYLTGPLSSSIANLTQMQYMSLGINSLSGEVPKELGNLRTLIVLSFSSNNFSGPLPSELGKLTKLQQLYFDSSGVSGPIPPTYAALQNLQTVWGSDNELTGSIPEFIGNWSQLSELRFQGNSFEGPIPPSFSKLTKLTSLMISDLSNGSTSLEFLKDMTSLSTLILRNNNISGSIPSNIGDYPSLSLLDLSFNNLAGPIPDSLFNLSSLSYLFLGNNKLNGKLPALTSMPLLNIDVSYNELSGSFPSWINGQGLQLNLVANSFTIESENNSVLPLGLSCLQSNFPCYRNSPIYSNFAIKCGGPQITSSNQIIYEWDNETLSPATYYVTSTNRWAVSNVGRFINSNDPQYLSFSSHQFTTTLDSELFQTARNSPGSLRYYGLGLENGNYTVTLQFAEIVIPNPSTWQSLGRRVFNIYIQGNLVFEDFDIKKEAGGVSFQAIQKAFTTQVSENYLEIHLFWAGKGTCCIPAQGTYGPSISAISAVPDFIPTVSNKPPGSPTSKKSETGLIVGIVVPVGIVSFLSVLALCCFAQRRKRPGGDDDEELLGMDARPYTFSYAELKAATEDFNPANKLGEGGFGPVFKGTLNDGRVIAVKQLSVASHQGKSQFIAEIATISAVQQRNLVKLYGCCIEGDKRLLVYEYLENKSLDQALFGKTSLFLNWPIRFDICLGVAKGLAYLHEESRVRIVHRDVKASNILLNSELNPKISDFGLAKLYDDKKTHISTRVAGTIGYLAPEYAMRGHLTEKADVFGFGVVALEIVSGRPNSDSNLEEEKKYLLEWAWRLHENDREVELVDTTLLEFDEEEVKRVIGVALLCTQTSPQLRPSMSRAMAMLSGDIEVSAVTTRPGYLTDWKFDDTSNFMTIDTPNVENEYNQFSSSSATTAADPGHSPINSVHEVEEVIGEGR from the exons TGAGTGCTTTGAACTCCGTGTTTAGTCAATGGAGGATATCAGCAACAGACTCAGTAACAAAATGGAACATAAGTGGAGAACCATGCAGTGGAGGAGCCGTCGACTTGACCAGCCACGAGATCTCCAATGGAGATTACAATCCCGGTATCAAATGCCGATGCGATGGTACCACTTGCACCATCATCACACT CAAAGTCTATGCGCTAAATGTTGTTGGAGGAATCCCTGATGAGCTATGGTCTTTGACTAACCTCAGCAATCT GAACTTGGCCCAAAATTACCTGACTGGTCCCCTCTCTTCATCCATTGCCAATCTAACTCAAATGCAGTATAT GAGCCTAGGGATTAATTCACTATCTGGGGAGGTTCCAAAGGAACTTGGAAATCTAAGGACTCTGATAGTATT GAGCTTTAGTTCAAATAACTTCTCTGGCCCTCTGCCATCAGAACTTGGGAAGTTGACAAAATTACAGCAACT CTACTTTGATAGTTCTGGAGTCAGTGGACCTATACCACCTACATATGCTGCTCTACAAAACCTGCAAACTGT GTGGGGTTCGGACAATGAACTCACAGGCAGCATACCGGAATTCATAGGGAACTGGTCACAACTTAGCGAACT GAGGTTTCAAGGAAACTCCTTTGAAGGTCCAATACCGCCATCATTCTCCAAGTTGACCAAGTTGACGTCATT GATGATAAGTGATTTATCAAATGGAAGCACTTCACTGGAATTTCTGAAAGATATGACGTCTCTGAGTACCCT AATATTGAGGAATAACAATATTTCTGGTTCTATCCCCTCCAATATTGGTGATTATCCGAGTTTGTCTCTGCT GGATTTAAGCTTTAACAATTTAGCTGGACCCATTCCAGATTCTCTCTTCAATTTGAGCTCTCTCTCTTACTT ATTTCTTGGGAATAATAAATTGAACGGAAAGCTTCCCGCGCTAACGAGTATGCCTCTTCTGAATAT AGATGTGTCATACAATGAATTATCTGGGAGCTTTCCTTCTTGGATCAATGGACAAGGCTTGCAACT TAACTTAGTTGCCAATAGCTTCACAATTGAAAGTGAAAACAACAG TGTTCTGCCTTTAGGATTAAGCTGTCTTCAAAGCAACTTTCCCTGCTATCGCAATTCTCCTATTT ATTCCAACTTTGCAATTAAGTGCGGTGGTCCACAGATTACATCTAGTAATCAGATTATATATGAGTGGGATAATGAGACTCTTAGTCCAGCTACTTATTATGTGACTAGTACAAATAGGTGGGCAGTAAGTAATGTTGGACGCTTCATCAATAGCAACGATCCTCAATATTTGAGTTTCTCTTCGCATCAGTTCACAACTACTTTGGACTCAGAGCTGTTCCAGACAGCACGAAACTCACCAGGATCGCTAAGATATTATGGGCTGGGGCTTGAGAATGGTAATTACACCGTGACTCTCCAGTTTGCAGAGATAGTaatcccaaatccctcaacttgGCAAAGTCTTGGAAGGCGTGTTTTTAATATATACATCCAG GGGAACCTGgtttttgaagattttgacataaaaaaagAAGCTGGTGGTGTCTCTTTCCAAGCTATTCAGAAGGCATTTACGACTCAGGTATCAGAAAACTACCTAGAAATCCATCTATTTTGGGCTGGTAAAGGGACTTGCTGTATACCTGCTCAAGGAACATACGGACCTTCTATTTCAGCAATCAGTGCCGTCCCAG ATTTCATCCCCACTGTTAGTAACAAACCTCCAGGTTCTCCAACTAGCAAAAAGAGTGAAACTGGTTTGATTGTGGGGATTGTTGTTCCTGTTGGCATTGTAAGTTTTCTATCAGTACTTGCGCTATGTTGTTTTGCCCAACGCAGAAAAAGGCCGGGAGGGGATGATGATGA AGAGCTCCTAGGGATGGATGCTAGGCCCTACACGTTCAGTTATGCTGAGCTAAAGGCTGCAACAGAAGATTTTAATCCTGCAAACAAACTTGGGGAGGGAGGCTTTGGACCGGTTTTTAAG GGAACACTAAATGATGGGAGGGTTATTGCCGTCAAACAACTGTCTGTGGCGTCCCACCAAGGAAAGAGTCAATTTATTGCAGAGATCGCTACGATATCTGCTGTTCAACAACGGAATCTTGTGAAACTGTATGGATGCTGCATTGAGGGGGATAAACGACTGCTTGTGTATGAGTATCTTGAAAACAAAAGTCTTGATCAGGCATTGTTTG GGAAGACAAGTTTGTTTCTTAACTGGCCCATTCGTTTTGATATATGCTTGGGAGTAGCAAAGGGTCTAGCTTATCTTCATGAGGAATCTCGGGTTCGCATTGTACATagggatgttaaggccagcaaTATTCTTCTCAACTctgaactcaaccccaaaatcTCTGATTTTGGTTTGGCCAAACTTTATGATGACAAAAAGACCCACATCAGTACCCGTGTTGCAGGGACAAT TGGGTATCTGGCGCCTGAGTATGCTATGCGTGGGCACCTTACAGAAAAGGCCGATGTATTTGGCTTTGGTGTTGTAGCTTTAGAGATTGTCAGTGGAAGGCCAAATTCTGACTCAAActtggaagaggaaaagaaaTATCTTCTTGAATGG GCCTGGCGTCTGCATGAAAATGACCGCGAGGTTGAGCTAGTCGACACTACTTTGTTGGAATTTGACGAGGAAGAAGTAAAACGAGTGATAGGAGTAGCTCTTTTGTGCACCCAGACATCCCCACAGCTACGCCCATCCATGTCACGTGCAATGGCAATGCTTTCAGGAGACATTGAAGTTAGTGCTGTCACTACTCGGCCTGGATATTTGACCGATTGGAAATTCGACGATACGAGCAATTTTATGACGATTGATACTCCAAATGTGGAAAACGAATATAACCAATTCAGTTCATCAAGTGCAACCACGGCGGCTGATCCAGGCCATTCACCGATTAATTCAGTTCATGAAGTGGAAGAGGTCATTGGAGAAGGTAGGTGA
- the LOC131329671 gene encoding probable LRR receptor-like serine/threonine-protein kinase At1g56140 isoform X3 has product MSFSSNNFSGPLPSELGKLTKLQQLYFDSSGVSGPIPPTYAALQNLQTVWGSDNELTGSIPEFIGNWSQLSELRFQGNSFEGPIPPSFSKLTKLTSLMISDLSNGSTSLEFLKDMTSLSTLILRNNNISGSIPSNIGDYPSLSLLDLSFNNLAGPIPDSLFNLSSLSYLFLGNNKLNGKLPALTSMPLLNIDVSYNELSGSFPSWINGQGLQLNLVANSFTIESENNSVLPLGLSCLQSNFPCYRNSPIYSNFAIKCGGPQITSSNQIIYEWDNETLSPATYYVTSTNRWAVSNVGRFINSNDPQYLSFSSHQFTTTLDSELFQTARNSPGSLRYYGLGLENGNYTVTLQFAEIVIPNPSTWQSLGRRVFNIYIQGNLVFEDFDIKKEAGGVSFQAIQKAFTTQVSENYLEIHLFWAGKGTCCIPAQGTYGPSISAISAVPDFIPTVSNKPPGSPTSKKSETGLIVGIVVPVGIVSFLSVLALCCFAQRRKRPGGDDDEELLGMDARPYTFSYAELKAATEDFNPANKLGEGGFGPVFKGTLNDGRVIAVKQLSVASHQGKSQFIAEIATISAVQQRNLVKLYGCCIEGDKRLLVYEYLENKSLDQALFAGKTSLFLNWPIRFDICLGVAKGLAYLHEESRVRIVHRDVKASNILLNSELNPKISDFGLAKLYDDKKTHISTRVAGTIGYLAPEYAMRGHLTEKADVFGFGVVALEIVSGRPNSDSNLEEEKKYLLEWAWRLHENDREVELVDTTLLEFDEEEVKRVIGVALLCTQTSPQLRPSMSRAMAMLSGDIEVSAVTTRPGYLTDWKFDDTSNFMTIDTPNVENEYNQFSSSSATTAADPGHSPINSVHEVEEVIGEGR; this is encoded by the exons AT GAGCTTTAGTTCAAATAACTTCTCTGGCCCTCTGCCATCAGAACTTGGGAAGTTGACAAAATTACAGCAACT CTACTTTGATAGTTCTGGAGTCAGTGGACCTATACCACCTACATATGCTGCTCTACAAAACCTGCAAACTGT GTGGGGTTCGGACAATGAACTCACAGGCAGCATACCGGAATTCATAGGGAACTGGTCACAACTTAGCGAACT GAGGTTTCAAGGAAACTCCTTTGAAGGTCCAATACCGCCATCATTCTCCAAGTTGACCAAGTTGACGTCATT GATGATAAGTGATTTATCAAATGGAAGCACTTCACTGGAATTTCTGAAAGATATGACGTCTCTGAGTACCCT AATATTGAGGAATAACAATATTTCTGGTTCTATCCCCTCCAATATTGGTGATTATCCGAGTTTGTCTCTGCT GGATTTAAGCTTTAACAATTTAGCTGGACCCATTCCAGATTCTCTCTTCAATTTGAGCTCTCTCTCTTACTT ATTTCTTGGGAATAATAAATTGAACGGAAAGCTTCCCGCGCTAACGAGTATGCCTCTTCTGAATAT AGATGTGTCATACAATGAATTATCTGGGAGCTTTCCTTCTTGGATCAATGGACAAGGCTTGCAACT TAACTTAGTTGCCAATAGCTTCACAATTGAAAGTGAAAACAACAG TGTTCTGCCTTTAGGATTAAGCTGTCTTCAAAGCAACTTTCCCTGCTATCGCAATTCTCCTATTT ATTCCAACTTTGCAATTAAGTGCGGTGGTCCACAGATTACATCTAGTAATCAGATTATATATGAGTGGGATAATGAGACTCTTAGTCCAGCTACTTATTATGTGACTAGTACAAATAGGTGGGCAGTAAGTAATGTTGGACGCTTCATCAATAGCAACGATCCTCAATATTTGAGTTTCTCTTCGCATCAGTTCACAACTACTTTGGACTCAGAGCTGTTCCAGACAGCACGAAACTCACCAGGATCGCTAAGATATTATGGGCTGGGGCTTGAGAATGGTAATTACACCGTGACTCTCCAGTTTGCAGAGATAGTaatcccaaatccctcaacttgGCAAAGTCTTGGAAGGCGTGTTTTTAATATATACATCCAG GGGAACCTGgtttttgaagattttgacataaaaaaagAAGCTGGTGGTGTCTCTTTCCAAGCTATTCAGAAGGCATTTACGACTCAGGTATCAGAAAACTACCTAGAAATCCATCTATTTTGGGCTGGTAAAGGGACTTGCTGTATACCTGCTCAAGGAACATACGGACCTTCTATTTCAGCAATCAGTGCCGTCCCAG ATTTCATCCCCACTGTTAGTAACAAACCTCCAGGTTCTCCAACTAGCAAAAAGAGTGAAACTGGTTTGATTGTGGGGATTGTTGTTCCTGTTGGCATTGTAAGTTTTCTATCAGTACTTGCGCTATGTTGTTTTGCCCAACGCAGAAAAAGGCCGGGAGGGGATGATGATGA AGAGCTCCTAGGGATGGATGCTAGGCCCTACACGTTCAGTTATGCTGAGCTAAAGGCTGCAACAGAAGATTTTAATCCTGCAAACAAACTTGGGGAGGGAGGCTTTGGACCGGTTTTTAAG GGAACACTAAATGATGGGAGGGTTATTGCCGTCAAACAACTGTCTGTGGCGTCCCACCAAGGAAAGAGTCAATTTATTGCAGAGATCGCTACGATATCTGCTGTTCAACAACGGAATCTTGTGAAACTGTATGGATGCTGCATTGAGGGGGATAAACGACTGCTTGTGTATGAGTATCTTGAAAACAAAAGTCTTGATCAGGCATTGTTTG CAGGGAAGACAAGTTTGTTTCTTAACTGGCCCATTCGTTTTGATATATGCTTGGGAGTAGCAAAGGGTCTAGCTTATCTTCATGAGGAATCTCGGGTTCGCATTGTACATagggatgttaaggccagcaaTATTCTTCTCAACTctgaactcaaccccaaaatcTCTGATTTTGGTTTGGCCAAACTTTATGATGACAAAAAGACCCACATCAGTACCCGTGTTGCAGGGACAAT TGGGTATCTGGCGCCTGAGTATGCTATGCGTGGGCACCTTACAGAAAAGGCCGATGTATTTGGCTTTGGTGTTGTAGCTTTAGAGATTGTCAGTGGAAGGCCAAATTCTGACTCAAActtggaagaggaaaagaaaTATCTTCTTGAATGG GCCTGGCGTCTGCATGAAAATGACCGCGAGGTTGAGCTAGTCGACACTACTTTGTTGGAATTTGACGAGGAAGAAGTAAAACGAGTGATAGGAGTAGCTCTTTTGTGCACCCAGACATCCCCACAGCTACGCCCATCCATGTCACGTGCAATGGCAATGCTTTCAGGAGACATTGAAGTTAGTGCTGTCACTACTCGGCCTGGATATTTGACCGATTGGAAATTCGACGATACGAGCAATTTTATGACGATTGATACTCCAAATGTGGAAAACGAATATAACCAATTCAGTTCATCAAGTGCAACCACGGCGGCTGATCCAGGCCATTCACCGATTAATTCAGTTCATGAAGTGGAAGAGGTCATTGGAGAAGGTAGGTGA